DNA from Bacteroidota bacterium:
TAGATGTGTAAGTCATTTCCTGACGAAAATCAACCATGTTACCATTCTTAGTATCTTCTAACATTACGCTTACATCTTCATTAAAATCTGAAAAACTAACTGTGATTGTATAAGTTCCGCTGATTCCTACTTGTACATTTAATACTACTGATGTTTCTTCGATTAAACTTGGAAGTGCATTGATGGCAAATTCTTCTGTTTCGTCAACTAAGGTAAAAATTTGTGGAACGTCATTGTTAAAGCTAAACATTTTATATGCATCTAAATTTACATCATAACCACTTGTTGCGTTTTCGTGAAATCTTACGATTGCTTCGTCTGTGTAACCATTACCGTTTACGCTTACTCTTAAAACATCCTGAATTGTTTGTGCGTTTAATCCAAATGTTAAAACCATTAAAGAAGCAAAAAGAACGATCACTTTTTCGATTGTCAGTTGGATGCTGGTGTTGGCGGTGCTAATGGTTGCTGTTGTCATGGTTTCTATCAGTAAGTTATACTATTATATATACAAGCCATGTGACAAAATACTAACACATTGATAATCAACAACTAACACTTTGGCCAAATAGCCCCAGGCATCTCATTATCAGAATAATATCTAAATATGAGAAAACGTGCTAAAAATGGAATTGAATTCCATGTTAGTATGGTTCTTTCTTTAAGGCAGATTTCTTGGAAAGGACTGTAAGCAGTGAGTTGTAGAGCAAATTGCTGATCTTAGTTTTAAAGCTATGTTTGATTCAATATTGGGAATAATAGCAAAGCATTATTTCCTTCAACTTGTAAGGCATAGATAATCAGAGATATATGAAGTTGAATAAATTTTCTATTTGTTCAAAATCCGATTGACAAACATTCAGCATATTTACACTATTTATGTTGATTAAGTGGCACTTAAATTGCGGCAATTACATACTTAAATACAACTATATGATGCGTTATTTTATCTTATTAGTTTTGTTGTCTGGAACACTTTTTCAATCCTGTAAGCGTGATAATCCGATTCTAATTGAAAGTCATGTTACTACTCCATATGAGTTGCCTCAGCCTCGTTTTTTTCCTACCGATTTAAATATTCCTGCTGATAATCCAATGACAGTTGAAGGTGTAAAACTTGGGCGTTATTTATATTATGATGGTAGGCTAAATGGTCGTTTTCATTGTGATTCCATGCAATCATGCTATAGTTGTCACACACAGGAAACAGGTTTTGTTACTAATAATTCAACAGGACGAGGAGAAGGTGTAATGGGTATTTATTCTCCACACACCGTAATGCCGCATGTCAATTTAGTATATAGGCAACAACCTACTTATGGTTGGGCTGGAGGAAGTGCATCAATAGAAGATGTTGTGAAAGTTGTATTTGGTCTTGATTTTGAATTTGCAACTACCCATAAAATTGCAGTCGAGGCAATTCAAAGTATTCCAATTTATCCCCCTATGTTTAAAGATGCTTTTGGAACTGAAGAAGTTAATATTGACCGAATTGCAAAAGCAATTGCTTCATTTATGAGAAGTATGGTTTCCTATAATTCCAGATATGATCAGTATGTTCGACATGAAATCAACTTGACTGTTCGGGAACAGAGAGGGCTTCAACTTTTTATGTCTGAAAAAGCTGATTGCTTTCATTGCCATGGAGAAATTGCTTTATTGAGTAATAATCAGTTTATGAACAATGCAATTGATAGTGTATTTAAAGGTTTGGATGACCGATATTCCGTAACAGGAAATCCTCAGGATATGGGAAAATATTTCACACCTACTCTTCGCAATGTTGAGTTACGGAATGCATTCATGCATGATGGTCGGTTTTCATCATTGCATGAAGTTCTTGAACATTATAGTCATGGCTTGGTGAATTCACCTCAAATAGATCCGTTAATGAAATATGTGGCATTTGGTGGTACACAACTAACCGAGCAAGAAAAAGCCGATTTAATCGTATTTTTAAAAACATTCACTGATAATGATTTTATCAATAATCCTGCTTTTTCACGACCAGCTGACTTAAATACTGGTTGTCCGGAGTAAACTATTTTTTATAAATCCAGTAGGCAGGATTTTGTTTGTCAGGTTGTTGTGCTCCCTTCAACTTCCATATTTGAAGCTCCATTTCAGTTTTTCCGCTAGATTGATCATAGCGAATTTTACCTAATTTAAACTTGGTCGTAATTTGTTCCCCCATTTTAACATAAACTACATCCAAATTCGAATACACAGTATAGTACATTCCATGATTCACGAGCACTGAATTTCCAGCTCCGGGTATAGGAAATACGCGAGTTACAGTTCCGTTAAAAATAGCTCGGGCTTCTGAACCTTTTGGACATATAAATTTGATACCATTTACAA
Protein-coding regions in this window:
- a CDS encoding cytochrome-c peroxidase gives rise to the protein MMRYFILLVLLSGTLFQSCKRDNPILIESHVTTPYELPQPRFFPTDLNIPADNPMTVEGVKLGRYLYYDGRLNGRFHCDSMQSCYSCHTQETGFVTNNSTGRGEGVMGIYSPHTVMPHVNLVYRQQPTYGWAGGSASIEDVVKVVFGLDFEFATTHKIAVEAIQSIPIYPPMFKDAFGTEEVNIDRIAKAIASFMRSMVSYNSRYDQYVRHEINLTVREQRGLQLFMSEKADCFHCHGEIALLSNNQFMNNAIDSVFKGLDDRYSVTGNPQDMGKYFTPTLRNVELRNAFMHDGRFSSLHEVLEHYSHGLVNSPQIDPLMKYVAFGGTQLTEQEKADLIVFLKTFTDNDFINNPAFSRPADLNTGCPE